A stretch of Linepithema humile isolate Giens D197 chromosome 3, Lhum_UNIL_v1.0, whole genome shotgun sequence DNA encodes these proteins:
- the LOC136998687 gene encoding LOW QUALITY PROTEIN: uncharacterized protein (The sequence of the model RefSeq protein was modified relative to this genomic sequence to represent the inferred CDS: substituted 2 bases at 2 genomic stop codons), giving the protein MTNKNPAESGACQNDIKKITRLLVTIXXLLLDIHPHSSQENTINLNLPIGTPEVLEEFNKLITQDSVSLSQYKRIIRTIGGKDAEQHVRNALKLTLTDYLAYKLSWTGQKNTIQTRDMKFDDVIIEVNISISGKSISSHSIQTVIKNWLQHAEDRINQNTKRHEKKK; this is encoded by the exons ATGACCAACAAGAATCCAGCCGAGTCAG gAGCTTGTCAaaatgacattaaaaaaattacacgattATTGGTTACaatctaataattattgttagataTACATCCACATTCTTCACAAGAGAAcacaataaatttgaatttaccGATTGGAACGCCTGAGGTACtagaagaatttaataaattgataacaCAAGACTCCGTATCTTTATCACAATAT AAAAGGATAATTAGAACTATAGGAGGAAAAGATGCGGAACAACATGTAAGAAACGCATTAAAACTTACTCTAACTGATTATCTAGCTTACAAACTCTCATGGACCGgacaaaaaaatactatacaaACGAGAGACATGAAATTTGATGACGTCATTATcg aAGTAAACATCAGTATTAGTGGAAAGAGTATTTCTTCCCATTCCATCCaaactgtaattaaaaactGGCTACAGCATGCTGAAGATAGgataaatcaaaatacaaaacgacatgaaaaaaagaaatga